From a region of the Rhipicephalus microplus isolate Deutch F79 chromosome X, USDA_Rmic, whole genome shotgun sequence genome:
- the LOC119162115 gene encoding uncharacterized protein LOC119162115: MSSESSSSSSSSQVNLSTKLGEKVIEVNAIKTGSPQGGSSKNAPIKTTISQAHINYSVGAPSSMTEHADYSLGTSPQWTNMFAPNRPYGVYDPYNPYSPYNPYNPYIVYAPRPPCPIHGYRGPTPIASAHQAPTTAASSHPCPKPTASPPCAPKKTGGSPRPAATTAASLHSIHTPAASPQASATSVSTGHAPEGASTVGPASPQRPLVFELYGKEIVVQDGYDIEEEYINNQLVRRTVNGVVEPLPKKK, translated from the exons ATGTCTTCGGAAAGCAGCTCGAGTAGTTCATCATCACAAGTGAACCTGAGCACTAAGCTCGGAGAAAAGGTCATAGAAGTCAATGCCATCAAGACCGGGTCACCGCAGGGTGGTTCGAGCAAGAACGCGCCCATCAAGACGACCATCTCGCAAGCACACATCAACTACAGCGTGGGTGCACCGTCGTCAATGACCGAACATGCGGACTACAGCCTGGGCACGTCTCCGCAATGGACCAACATGTTCGCACCAAACCGCCCTTACGGTGTATACGACCCCTACAATCCTTACAGCCCGTACAACCCGTACAATCCTTACATCGTCTATGCACCACGCCCTCCTTGTCCCATCCATGGCTATCGG GGCCCTACACCCATCGCGTCGGCACACCAGGCACCTACAACTGCCGCGTCCTCACACCCGTGCCCTAAGCCCACCGCATCACCGCCATGTGCTCCCAAGAAGACCGGCGGGTCACCGCGACCTGCCGCTACGACTGCTGCGTCACTCCATTCTATTCATACCCCCGCGGCATCACCACAAGCGAGTGCCACTTCCGTATCCACGGGACACGCCCCCGAAGGTGCCTCGACCGTGGGACCCGCATCGCCACAGCGACCACTGGTGTTCGAATTGTACGGGAAGGAGATCGTCGTTCAAGACGGCTACGACATTGAAGAGGAATACATTAACAATCAGCTCGTCCGCCGCACTGTCAATGGTGTGGTTGAACCCTTGCCAAAGAAGAAGTGA
- the LOC142777198 gene encoding uncharacterized protein LOC142777198 gives MSFTELSPQGSQVSVTGSGSSGSRIEVSSVQVGPDEQGGNLTIYGETPSSIRTTISSEGTNYQIADRSGQVKNVNVPNPRPQDVRGKFEKRIIIENGIETIEVYENDRLTSRTVNGVPQPLN, from the exons ATGTCGTTCACGGAACTCTCTCCGCAAGGCTCGCAAGTGAGCGTGACGGGATCCGGCAGCTCGGGCTCGCGCATCGAGGTGAGCTCGGTGCAAGTGGGTCCGGATGAGCAGGGAGGCAACCTGACCATCTACGGCGAAACCCCCAGCAGTATCCGCACCACCATCTCGAGTGAAGGCACCAACTACCAAATTGCAGACCGAAGTGGCCAG GTGAAGAACGTTAATGTGCCGAATCCAAGGCCACAGGATGTTAGAGGAAAATTCGAGAAGCGAATCATTATCGAGAACGGCATTGAGACCATCGAAGTGTACGAGAATGACCGTCTTACGAGCCGCACTGTCAACGGTGTCCCGCAGCCACTCAACTGA